Proteins encoded together in one Desulfovibrio sp. window:
- a CDS encoding sigma 54-interacting transcriptional regulator, translating into MKSNGKPFPCTSMCSFIMDSVADGVFTIDRDLTVTFFNRSAEAISGIKQEDALGRKCWDVFQTKNCKEVCILRPCMEEDRKISHRIMSITRPDGATVSVSVSAAPLKDNKGEIIGGVETIRDLSGGEETNRLIGWHSPEDFCTRDPHLSELVRILPQIAESDAIVLLLGESGTGKELFSRAIHRLSSRSKGPFVAVNCGALPEQLMESELFGYKAGAFTDARKDKPGRFQLAEGGTLLLDEIGDLPLSLQSKILRVLQERVFEPLGGVESVPADVRVVASTNRDLAAMVEEGTFRRDLYYRLNVVQLVLPPLRERSQDIPLLVEHSLRHRRQLLGKDIRGVTPEVMRLLIRHDYPGNIRELENIIEFACILCPGGLIEPEHLPKNLRPAIRPPSEDFPLTMDEVRYHAAKRAVLRNLGNRNAACRELGITKDTLRRILRTSEADEK; encoded by the coding sequence ATGAAAAGCAACGGGAAGCCATTTCCCTGCACGTCCATGTGCTCGTTCATCATGGACAGTGTGGCGGATGGCGTCTTTACCATCGATCGCGACTTGACGGTCACCTTCTTTAATCGATCGGCCGAGGCCATCTCCGGCATAAAGCAGGAGGATGCCTTGGGCCGGAAGTGCTGGGATGTTTTTCAGACGAAGAATTGCAAGGAAGTCTGCATCTTGCGTCCCTGCATGGAAGAGGACCGCAAGATTTCCCACCGTATCATGAGCATCACCCGGCCTGACGGGGCAACCGTGTCGGTAAGCGTCAGCGCCGCTCCTCTCAAGGACAACAAAGGAGAGATAATCGGGGGTGTTGAGACCATACGTGATCTTTCCGGGGGCGAAGAAACCAACCGGCTCATTGGCTGGCATTCCCCTGAGGACTTCTGCACGCGTGATCCCCATCTTTCCGAACTGGTGAGGATTCTTCCCCAGATCGCCGAGAGTGACGCAATTGTGCTCCTTTTGGGAGAATCTGGCACGGGGAAGGAGCTCTTTTCGCGGGCGATTCACAGGCTCTCAAGCCGCTCGAAGGGGCCGTTCGTGGCGGTGAACTGCGGTGCCCTGCCTGAGCAGCTCATGGAATCCGAACTCTTTGGGTACAAGGCCGGGGCCTTTACCGACGCCAGAAAGGACAAGCCAGGGCGGTTTCAACTGGCCGAGGGCGGCACACTGCTGCTAGACGAGATAGGGGATCTCCCCTTGTCTTTGCAGTCAAAGATTCTGCGGGTCCTGCAGGAGAGGGTTTTCGAGCCGTTGGGAGGCGTGGAGAGCGTACCCGCGGATGTGCGGGTGGTGGCTTCCACCAATCGGGATCTGGCCGCAATGGTTGAAGAGGGCACTTTCCGGCGCGACCTCTACTACCGGCTGAACGTTGTCCAGCTTGTCCTGCCCCCGCTTCGGGAGCGAAGCCAGGATATTCCGCTTTTGGTCGAACATTCTCTCAGGCACAGACGACAGCTGCTCGGCAAGGATATCCGTGGAGTGACCCCTGAGGTGATGCGCCTTCTTATCCGGCATGATTATCCCGGCAACATCAGGGAGCTGGAAAATATTATCGAGTTCGCCTGCATACTGTGCCCCGGCGGACTCATTGAACCGGAACACCTGCCAAAGAACCTGCGCCCGGCGATTCGCCCGCCCTCGGAGGATTTCCCCCTCACCATGGATGAGGTGCGCTACCACGCTGCCAAAAGGGCCGTCCTGCGCAATTTGGGAAATCGGAACGCCGCTTGCCGAGAGCTTGGCATTACCAAGGATACCTTGCGAAGGATTCTGCGCACCAGCGAAGCGGACGAAAAATAA
- a CDS encoding iron-sulfur cluster assembly scaffold protein, with amino-acid sequence MTLSLTITGRRCDLALHPVSAKTVERIQALGRKFYTKKYIHWWRSGNTSTCGMKFDDECVIKVELDGKNIPLDTSAIPESAVLLRRRHYLESNARYLALLGYDDEYCHMVWTWNNVENFDPAKFDFFVHRWDRILGTKDFLILDDVRYGEAFADEQDWGGSCGFSLVDPRIIDLDEVRRELGITAPTPAAAKKPAKKPVPLKTPEPEVQPDVVAAAVNSPTPACDVGTAPLTIAVSNPNAVGLHGCTTCKQSIRVELRIKDDVIEEAGGVAAGCDYSKQCLAALTSLINGKSVYDCYTLSNEDLRPRLPKVYPKLDCDTFTVGALKIALRDWEKRSAA; translated from the coding sequence ATGACACTCTCCCTGACTATTACAGGGCGCAGGTGCGACCTCGCACTGCACCCGGTTTCGGCAAAGACCGTGGAACGAATTCAGGCATTGGGCCGCAAGTTTTACACGAAGAAGTATATTCATTGGTGGCGCAGCGGAAACACCAGCACCTGCGGCATGAAGTTCGACGACGAATGCGTCATAAAGGTCGAACTCGACGGCAAGAACATCCCCTTAGACACTTCGGCCATCCCGGAGTCCGCCGTCCTCTTACGCCGTCGACACTACCTGGAGAGCAATGCAAGGTACCTGGCGCTTCTGGGTTATGACGACGAGTACTGCCACATGGTCTGGACCTGGAACAACGTCGAGAACTTCGATCCCGCCAAGTTCGATTTCTTCGTCCATCGTTGGGACCGCATCCTGGGAACCAAGGATTTTCTGATCCTCGATGATGTCCGCTATGGCGAGGCCTTTGCCGACGAGCAGGATTGGGGCGGAAGTTGCGGTTTCAGCCTGGTCGATCCCAGAATCATCGACCTCGACGAAGTTCGCCGGGAACTCGGCATCACCGCTCCCACTCCGGCAGCGGCCAAGAAGCCTGCGAAAAAGCCCGTGCCTTTAAAGACGCCAGAACCCGAGGTTCAACCCGATGTGGTTGCGGCAGCAGTAAACTCCCCCACTCCGGCCTGCGACGTCGGCACCGCACCGCTCACAATAGCTGTGTCCAACCCCAATGCGGTGGGCCTGCATGGATGCACCACGTGCAAGCAGTCCATCCGCGTTGAGTTGCGCATTAAGGACGACGTGATTGAAGAGGCCGGAGGAGTGGCCGCTGGCTGCGACTATAGCAAGCAGTGCCTTGCCGCCCTTACATCCTTGATAAACGGCAAGTCCGTGTACGACTGCTACACCCTGAGCAACGAGGATCTTCGTCCCCGCCTGCCGAAGGTGTACCCGAAGCTCGACTGCGACACCTTCACTGTAGGCGCTCTGAAGATAGCCCTGCGCGACTGGGAAAAGAGATCCGCTGCGTAA